A region from the Ralstonia pickettii genome encodes:
- a CDS encoding PAS domain-containing protein — translation MDEVLIAHLVNTLAHTLLPALLPFVVACGAGSLLLRLLDDLRSATASRTRVPLVMTALFSAIGLWAVPLLPLLARWPLHEDTAVLVMTLASFCWSLAVAALWCVLGGRAGMVRALSLGVLLSMSGPVAVLLLAGVTSFSTTAREDAGLLAIVIVLSAVACTAALQFALSARSGATGVAVRRPGVSLFLSVVFGTALTADAVYTASLAGSFSTFSAMPANAPAGLQVLVVVGAVATVLAALLLGYRDRATGDTAAAIAAREIRLRKETVQALNDLEQSYRRREAELVARHQLLLDGADVGLWEFDLVTRAAQFSTRFAAMLGYTLKEIGPSTSEYLRLVHPDDLPMVLNRIQAHVDGNTPAYVAEFRMRNKDGNYRQMAAHGVAVRDAGGNAVRMAGSHIEMDAKVAVAEFAVSTSSTPGEAPETLRRHGLWESWSPIDAPAAETVPAEIASTAAPASAGGATLPSINPNALR, via the coding sequence GTGGATGAGGTGTTGATTGCTCACCTGGTCAATACGCTGGCGCACACGTTGTTGCCTGCATTGCTGCCATTTGTCGTGGCCTGCGGTGCGGGCAGCTTGCTGCTGCGTTTGCTCGATGACTTGCGCAGCGCTACCGCGTCGCGCACCCGCGTGCCGCTGGTCATGACAGCGCTGTTTTCCGCGATCGGGTTGTGGGCCGTGCCGCTGCTGCCGCTGCTTGCACGTTGGCCGCTGCACGAAGACACCGCCGTGCTGGTGATGACGCTGGCTTCGTTCTGCTGGAGCCTGGCCGTTGCGGCACTGTGGTGCGTTCTGGGCGGCCGTGCGGGCATGGTGCGGGCGCTTTCGCTGGGTGTGCTGCTGAGCATGAGCGGTCCGGTGGCGGTGTTGCTGCTGGCCGGTGTAACGAGCTTCAGCACCACCGCACGGGAAGACGCTGGGCTGCTCGCCATCGTCATTGTCTTGTCGGCGGTGGCGTGCACTGCGGCGCTGCAGTTTGCGCTGTCGGCGCGGTCAGGCGCGACGGGCGTGGCGGTGCGTCGCCCGGGCGTGAGTCTGTTTCTGAGCGTGGTGTTCGGCACCGCGTTGACGGCGGACGCGGTGTACACGGCATCGCTCGCAGGTTCGTTTTCGACGTTCTCCGCCATGCCCGCCAATGCGCCGGCAGGGTTGCAGGTGCTGGTGGTGGTAGGGGCGGTTGCGACGGTGCTCGCGGCTTTGCTGCTGGGTTATCGGGATCGCGCCACGGGCGACACCGCGGCCGCCATCGCCGCCCGCGAAATTCGTCTGCGCAAGGAAACCGTGCAGGCGCTCAACGACCTGGAGCAGAGCTACCGCCGCCGCGAAGCCGAACTGGTTGCGCGCCATCAACTGCTGCTGGATGGTGCAGACGTCGGCCTGTGGGAGTTCGACCTGGTCACCCGCGCCGCGCAGTTCTCCACGCGCTTTGCGGCCATGCTCGGCTACACGCTCAAGGAAATCGGCCCGAGCACCAGCGAATATCTCCGACTGGTGCATCCGGACGATCTGCCCATGGTGCTCAATCGCATCCAGGCGCATGTTGATGGCAACACGCCGGCGTATGTGGCGGAATTCCGGATGCGGAACAAGGACGGCAACTATCGCCAGATGGCTGCGCACGGTGTGGCAGTGCGCGACGCCGGCGGCAATGCCGTGCGAATGGCGGGGTCGCATATCGAGATGGACGCAAAAGTTGCGGTGGCGGAGTTTGCCGTGTCAACTTCCTCAACCCCTGGCGAAGCGCCCGAAACGCTGCGTCGCCATGGTCTCTGGGAGTCGTGGTCGCCGATCGATGCGCCCGCGGCGGAGACGGTTCCCGCAGAAATCGCCTCGACCGCTGCGCCTGCGTCAGCAGGTGGCGCCACACTTCCCAGCATCAATCCCAACGCGTTGCGTTGA
- a CDS encoding methyl-accepting chemotaxis protein codes for MNRLTLRQKLWLPLVLSWLCLLLITLWSAWESRSLRLEERQRDLQNITESVFSIIKDYGQMAQDGKLTADEARAQALARIKVIRYGKDGYFSINQTNSVMVMHPIKAEMNGKDMSGFTDPAGNHLFQEISRAAKNGGGFVDYLWPKPGAEAPQPKKSYVLYYQPWDWCLVTGTYMDDIETAFRASLLKALGLLFGVGLLMTVVVVAVTRSLQRQLGGEPAYAADVAARIAKGDLAVRVQTRPGDRDSMLFAMSEMQQQLTGTISDIKNSADSIASATKQIAAGNADLSQRTEQQASSLEETASSMEELTSIVKQNADNARQASTLAVNASDIAVKGGEVVGRVVETMSGINESSKKIADIIGVIEGIAFQTNILALNAAVEAARAGEQGRGFAVVAGEVRSLAQRSASAAKEIKELIGDSVGRVQNGSALVEEAGVVIQDVVTAVKRVTDIMGEISAASEEQSSGIEQVNQAVNQMDEVTQQNAALVEQAAAAALSLEEQAELLRTAVGRFQV; via the coding sequence ATGAATCGACTCACGCTTCGCCAGAAGCTGTGGCTGCCGCTCGTCCTGAGTTGGCTTTGTCTGCTGTTGATCACGTTGTGGAGCGCCTGGGAGAGCCGCTCCCTGCGTCTGGAGGAGCGCCAGCGCGATTTGCAGAACATTACTGAATCCGTATTCAGCATCATCAAAGACTACGGACAGATGGCGCAAGACGGCAAGCTCACCGCCGATGAAGCGCGGGCCCAGGCCCTCGCACGCATCAAGGTCATCCGCTACGGTAAGGACGGCTACTTCAGCATCAACCAGACAAACTCGGTGATGGTGATGCACCCGATCAAAGCCGAAATGAACGGCAAGGACATGTCGGGTTTTACCGATCCGGCAGGGAATCATCTGTTCCAGGAAATTTCGCGCGCGGCCAAGAACGGCGGCGGTTTTGTCGATTATCTATGGCCCAAACCCGGTGCAGAGGCACCGCAGCCGAAGAAAAGCTACGTCCTGTATTACCAACCGTGGGATTGGTGCCTCGTCACCGGCACTTACATGGACGACATCGAAACCGCATTCCGCGCCTCGCTCCTCAAGGCCCTAGGGCTGCTGTTCGGCGTCGGCTTGCTGATGACGGTGGTGGTCGTGGCCGTTACGCGCAGCCTGCAGCGCCAGCTGGGCGGCGAGCCCGCCTATGCCGCAGATGTTGCAGCCCGCATTGCCAAAGGCGATCTGGCGGTGCGCGTGCAGACCCGCCCGGGCGATCGTGACAGCATGCTTTTTGCCATGTCGGAAATGCAGCAGCAACTGACCGGCACCATTAGCGACATCAAGAACTCGGCCGATTCCATTGCCAGCGCCACCAAGCAGATCGCCGCAGGCAATGCCGATTTGTCGCAGCGTACGGAGCAGCAGGCATCTTCGTTGGAAGAAACGGCGTCGAGCATGGAAGAGCTGACCAGCATCGTGAAGCAGAACGCCGACAACGCGCGTCAGGCGAGCACGTTGGCCGTCAACGCGTCGGACATTGCGGTCAAGGGCGGCGAGGTGGTCGGGCGTGTGGTCGAGACCATGTCCGGTATCAACGAGAGCAGCAAGAAGATCGCCGACATCATCGGGGTGATCGAAGGCATCGCTTTCCAGACCAACATCTTGGCGCTGAACGCCGCCGTTGAAGCTGCTCGTGCAGGCGAGCAGGGCCGCGGCTTTGCCGTGGTGGCGGGCGAGGTGCGCAGCCTGGCACAGCGCTCGGCCAGTGCGGCCAAGGAGATCAAGGAGTTGATCGGCGATTCCGTGGGCCGTGTGCAGAACGGGTCGGCGCTGGTGGAAGAGGCCGGTGTGGTGATTCAGGACGTCGTGACTGCCGTGAAGCGCGTGACGGACATCATGGGCGAGATTTCTGCGGCGTCTGAAGAGCAAAGCTCGGGCATCGAGCAGGTCAATCAGGCCGTGAACCAGATGGACGAAGTGACGCAGCAGAACGCTGCGCTCGTGGAGCAGGCAGCCGCTGCGGCGCTCTCGCTGGAAGAACAGGCTGAATTGCTGCGTACGGCAGTGGGGCGCTTCCAGGTATAA
- a CDS encoding H-NS histone family protein: MPTYKEIVQKISELQRQADELRANEQATVIAEIKHKIVEYGLTAEDLGFGAKGAVASKKAGRKVPVRYRDNNGNTWTGRGKRPGWLVKELSSGRKMEDFLVA; the protein is encoded by the coding sequence ATGCCGACTTACAAGGAAATTGTTCAGAAGATCTCTGAACTGCAGCGCCAGGCCGATGAACTTCGGGCAAACGAACAAGCGACGGTGATCGCTGAAATCAAGCACAAGATCGTGGAATACGGCCTGACCGCCGAAGACCTCGGTTTTGGCGCAAAGGGTGCCGTGGCCTCGAAGAAGGCTGGTCGCAAGGTCCCAGTGCGTTACCGCGACAACAACGGCAATACCTGGACGGGCCGTGGCAAGCGCCCCGGTTGGCTGGTCAAGGAACTGTCGTCGGGCCGGAAGATGGAGGATTTTCTGGTCGCCTGA
- a CDS encoding putative bifunctional diguanylate cyclase/phosphodiesterase codes for MHNDFHIALLLFAWVSTGLTTFAALDAATRLPGGSTIAKRRNWRTACAAILGIGLWSGLWLGQLGLHRQIGTPISAPIAATLVTALAAALAVFSIALPNASPANGPQAPQRRSIAMGAVALGIGLLTMELYLTRPWVHDDALSLRRALLGWGGGTLVIGAGVCLAVCMAFHMPPAQRRAAVGLRARAAAVLATSAVLSLVLWPSATAWPADESMMHTVPVIMLSAGGVLIALGLHAVLMMLETRIDSTQAHLEASLARVASQTPRPQLHDTLTGLPNRQHLREALEAAILSSTRRGRPFALFYLDLDNFGQINDQYGRNAGDRVLQIIAERLRQTIRGEDTVARLGGDEFGILVEGLALPEAAATIGDKLLFRLRESVEVEGRRLRATASIGVVVHPHNGATADALLEHADTAMFDCKQSTGNAYRFFEPRLNTTAHRVLQIQRALSHAALNGQLSVYYQPKYDAHTQAMTGAEALLRWNHPELGPVSPAEFIPLAERTGTIVELGDWVVEEVCRQIMHWDAIGMPPQRIAVNLSPRQFQQPDLVQRLSQILHRYQVAAHRLMFEITETAAMRDAGQSIAAIRQIQSLGFEVAIDDFGTGYSSLSYLQRFRAQQIKIDRAFVSALDDNPAEAAAIIRAICAMAHSLDMTVVAEGVETEAQMQALVNLQCDQVQGYLLARPLPAKEFQGLLAAEYA; via the coding sequence ATGCATAACGATTTCCATATTGCGCTGCTGCTGTTTGCGTGGGTCAGCACGGGGCTGACCACGTTTGCCGCACTGGACGCTGCGACACGTCTGCCGGGGGGCTCGACGATCGCAAAACGCCGCAACTGGCGCACGGCCTGTGCGGCCATTCTTGGCATTGGGTTGTGGTCCGGGCTTTGGCTCGGGCAATTGGGCCTGCATCGGCAGATCGGTACGCCCATATCCGCGCCCATTGCGGCAACGCTCGTGACAGCGCTGGCAGCAGCGCTGGCGGTTTTCTCTATCGCGTTGCCGAACGCGTCGCCGGCCAACGGCCCACAGGCTCCGCAACGGCGCAGCATTGCCATGGGCGCGGTGGCACTCGGCATCGGACTGCTGACGATGGAGCTATATCTCACACGACCGTGGGTCCATGACGATGCCCTCTCCCTGCGCCGCGCCCTGCTCGGTTGGGGCGGCGGCACGCTGGTGATCGGCGCGGGCGTGTGCCTTGCAGTGTGCATGGCGTTCCATATGCCGCCGGCACAGCGCCGCGCCGCCGTCGGATTGCGCGCACGCGCCGCGGCCGTGCTGGCCACGTCTGCAGTGCTGTCGCTGGTATTGTGGCCCTCCGCTACGGCATGGCCGGCGGACGAGTCGATGATGCATACCGTTCCAGTCATCATGCTGAGCGCCGGCGGCGTGCTGATTGCGCTGGGCTTGCATGCGGTGCTGATGATGCTGGAAACCCGCATCGACTCGACGCAGGCGCACCTGGAAGCATCGCTGGCACGCGTCGCAAGCCAGACGCCCCGGCCGCAACTCCATGACACCCTGACCGGCCTGCCGAACCGCCAGCATCTGCGCGAAGCGCTGGAGGCGGCAATCCTGTCGTCCACGCGGCGCGGCCGTCCGTTTGCCCTCTTCTATCTGGATCTCGACAACTTCGGCCAGATCAACGACCAATATGGCCGCAACGCCGGCGACCGGGTGCTGCAGATCATTGCCGAGCGCCTGCGCCAGACCATTCGCGGCGAAGACACCGTGGCACGGCTGGGCGGCGACGAATTCGGGATCCTTGTGGAAGGGCTGGCGCTGCCGGAAGCTGCCGCGACCATCGGCGACAAGCTGCTGTTCCGCCTGCGCGAGTCGGTGGAAGTGGAAGGCCGGCGTCTGCGCGCCACTGCCAGCATTGGCGTCGTCGTGCATCCGCACAACGGCGCGACTGCTGACGCGCTGCTCGAACATGCTGACACAGCCATGTTCGACTGCAAGCAGTCCACCGGCAATGCCTACCGCTTCTTCGAGCCGCGCCTGAACACCACCGCGCACCGCGTGCTGCAGATTCAACGTGCGCTCTCGCACGCGGCGCTCAATGGGCAGCTCTCGGTGTATTACCAGCCGAAGTACGATGCGCACACGCAAGCCATGACGGGCGCCGAAGCCCTATTGCGCTGGAACCACCCCGAACTTGGCCCTGTGTCACCTGCGGAGTTCATCCCGCTGGCCGAGCGCACCGGTACCATCGTCGAACTGGGCGACTGGGTGGTCGAAGAAGTCTGCCGGCAGATCATGCACTGGGATGCCATCGGCATGCCGCCGCAGCGCATCGCAGTCAACCTGTCGCCGCGGCAGTTCCAGCAGCCCGACCTCGTGCAGCGCCTGTCGCAGATCCTGCATCGCTACCAGGTGGCCGCACATCGGTTGATGTTTGAGATTACCGAGACGGCGGCCATGCGCGATGCCGGCCAGAGCATTGCCGCCATCCGGCAGATTCAGTCGCTCGGCTTCGAGGTGGCCATCGACGATTTCGGCACCGGTTATTCCAGCCTTAGTTATCTGCAGCGCTTCCGGGCCCAGCAGATCAAGATCGACCGCGCATTTGTCTCTGCGCTCGACGACAACCCAGCCGAGGCAGCGGCCATCATTCGCGCCATCTGCGCGATGGCGCATTCGCTGGATATGACCGTCGTGGCCGAGGGCGTCGAAACCGAAGCGCAAATGCAGGCTTTGGTAAATCTGCAGTGCGATCAGGTCCAGGGCTATTTGCTGGCGCGTCCGCTGCCAGCCAAGGAATTCCAGGGTTTGCTTGCGGCCGAGTACGCCTGA
- a CDS encoding helix-turn-helix transcriptional regulator — translation MLQRLSDDAEFHRLVDTIYEAVLEPAQMPIALALLSVYAGAESAHYFVWDKHTDTPRHGVSSGWCQHCPQQGHCNTFCQDPQLTSAGLSDENPSAAVTLIDTPEMRVTMRLRTRDDDASEVSATERESRLQRVLPHLQRAARMQQRNLELNELAALGMAGLDTLDFGVMVIERTMRVKYANAWARTMTAGDDRLSLDGGMLHSADHTHDAALRNLIEHAAGSLGLQGAAGSWMYLARDGRPVPFIATPLAPSDAMRSTWASPLALVLVGNSETRSVMDAGVLASLFGLTNKECIVAARLAAGETLQEIAEREFLSLHTVRVHIRDILRKTGTHRQSELVRLLHLLPSVDLERAGAATPASRRRGRLNA, via the coding sequence ATGCTGCAACGTCTATCGGATGACGCAGAGTTCCATCGACTCGTCGATACCATTTACGAGGCGGTACTTGAGCCTGCGCAGATGCCGATCGCACTGGCCCTGCTCTCCGTCTACGCCGGCGCCGAAAGCGCTCACTATTTTGTCTGGGACAAGCACACCGATACGCCGCGCCACGGCGTTTCGTCCGGCTGGTGCCAGCACTGCCCGCAACAGGGCCACTGCAATACCTTCTGCCAAGACCCACAACTGACCAGCGCCGGGCTCTCCGACGAGAACCCTTCGGCCGCCGTGACCCTCATCGACACGCCAGAGATGCGCGTCACGATGCGGCTGCGGACCCGCGACGACGATGCCTCGGAAGTCAGCGCCACGGAGCGCGAGTCACGTCTGCAGCGCGTGCTGCCGCACCTGCAGCGGGCTGCGCGCATGCAGCAGCGCAATCTTGAGCTGAACGAACTCGCCGCACTCGGCATGGCCGGGCTGGATACGCTCGACTTTGGCGTGATGGTCATCGAGCGCACCATGCGCGTGAAATACGCCAACGCCTGGGCCCGCACTATGACAGCGGGAGACGACCGGTTGTCGCTTGATGGCGGCATGTTGCATTCAGCAGACCACACACACGACGCAGCACTGCGCAACCTCATCGAACATGCCGCCGGGTCGCTGGGCCTGCAAGGCGCCGCCGGCTCGTGGATGTATCTGGCGCGTGATGGGCGTCCGGTGCCGTTCATTGCCACACCCCTTGCGCCCTCCGATGCAATGCGCTCGACCTGGGCTTCGCCGCTGGCGCTGGTGCTGGTCGGCAACTCCGAGACGCGCTCCGTCATGGACGCAGGTGTTCTGGCGTCGCTCTTCGGGCTGACCAACAAGGAGTGCATCGTCGCTGCACGGCTGGCTGCGGGCGAAACGCTGCAGGAAATTGCCGAGCGCGAATTCCTTTCCCTGCACACGGTCCGCGTGCACATCCGGGATATCCTGCGCAAGACCGGCACACACCGCCAGTCTGAACTTGTGCGCTTGCTGCACCTGTTGCCCAGCGTCGATCTGGAACGTGCCGGCGCCGCCACACCGGCTTCGCGTCGGCGCGGCCGCCTCAACGCCTGA
- a CDS encoding ShlB/FhaC/HecB family hemolysin secretion/activation protein: MRTTTMRLALATGVALTGPALSWAQSSPTQGNPIDTLPKVDTSRPPQQKIQVEVQRPNPALENLLATHLTPTKFQIEGVKTLPFPEVAAYFAPLAGHDITVAQLLQAANDVTKLYADRGFPLSFAFVPAQTFEGGVVRVTVVEGYVARMRIEGTPGPLEGRLREISQRLMDEKPLRRETFERVTGVLALQPGVQITATVQPPTTTDGASELVLSVKRQPYTIGTGVEYRSPGVRAVITGTLNSVTPLGEQITVSTLQPRGPDHETFYSATWAQPIGTDGLLAKLTWSHYRGMPENLPLEQLGYQSRYLTDTQRLGLSLSYPVLLSNTRNLTVTGTFYGNDDKQRYDPRDITLPQAELDTKVRVAGAEVLYTEVNPGETRRASFGLYQGINSLGAGKGASANASNNVDLSFLRTRVTASEAHDLPLGFGVVVSGAAQYSGAVLPSSEQISFGGRFFGLAYPAGEVAGDRGWGASVEINRAFQVSMDYLKTVQPYVLYDTAKVYSNGGTLVHDQLGSIALGVRFSDRKYYTLDLAIARPVGDKPINSSSRSLRFNAAYTYQFN; encoded by the coding sequence GTGCGGACCACCACCATGCGGTTGGCCCTGGCCACAGGCGTAGCACTGACCGGCCCGGCACTGAGCTGGGCACAGAGCAGCCCAACGCAAGGCAACCCGATCGACACGCTTCCCAAGGTCGATACTTCCCGTCCGCCCCAGCAGAAAATCCAGGTCGAGGTTCAGCGACCGAATCCGGCATTGGAGAATCTGCTCGCCACGCATCTCACGCCGACCAAGTTCCAGATCGAAGGCGTCAAGACACTGCCGTTTCCAGAGGTCGCGGCGTATTTCGCACCGCTGGCCGGACACGACATCACCGTCGCGCAACTCCTGCAGGCAGCGAACGACGTCACCAAGCTGTACGCCGACCGCGGGTTCCCGCTCTCGTTTGCCTTTGTGCCCGCACAAACGTTTGAAGGCGGCGTCGTGCGCGTCACCGTGGTCGAAGGCTATGTGGCACGCATGCGAATTGAAGGGACACCTGGGCCGCTGGAAGGCCGCCTGCGCGAAATCTCGCAGCGTCTGATGGACGAGAAGCCTTTGCGCCGCGAGACGTTCGAGCGCGTGACCGGCGTGCTGGCGCTGCAACCCGGCGTGCAGATCACCGCGACCGTGCAGCCGCCCACCACCACAGACGGCGCCAGCGAACTCGTGTTGAGCGTGAAGCGCCAGCCTTACACCATCGGCACGGGCGTGGAATATCGCTCGCCGGGTGTGCGGGCGGTCATCACCGGCACGCTTAACAGCGTGACGCCGCTGGGCGAGCAGATCACGGTGTCGACCCTGCAGCCGCGCGGGCCGGACCATGAAACGTTTTACTCCGCAACGTGGGCGCAGCCGATTGGCACCGATGGGCTATTGGCCAAGCTCACGTGGTCTCACTACCGCGGCATGCCCGAAAATCTGCCGCTGGAACAACTGGGTTACCAATCGCGCTACCTGACCGACACGCAGCGGCTCGGGTTGTCATTGAGCTATCCGGTACTGCTGTCGAACACGCGCAACCTGACGGTCACGGGCACCTTCTACGGCAACGACGACAAGCAGCGCTACGACCCGCGAGACATCACGCTGCCCCAAGCCGAACTCGATACCAAAGTCCGCGTGGCCGGGGCCGAGGTCCTCTATACCGAAGTCAACCCGGGCGAGACCCGACGTGCGTCGTTCGGCTTGTACCAAGGCATCAACAGCCTGGGCGCCGGCAAGGGCGCCTCGGCCAACGCCAGCAACAACGTCGACCTGAGCTTCCTGCGCACGCGCGTCACCGCCAGCGAAGCCCACGACTTGCCCCTGGGCTTCGGCGTGGTGGTGTCGGGAGCGGCGCAGTACAGCGGTGCGGTGCTGCCGTCTTCGGAACAGATCAGCTTTGGCGGACGATTCTTCGGCCTCGCCTATCCGGCCGGTGAAGTGGCGGGTGACCGCGGGTGGGGCGCATCGGTGGAAATCAACCGCGCGTTCCAGGTATCGATGGACTATCTGAAGACCGTGCAGCCCTACGTGCTGTACGACACCGCAAAGGTCTATTCGAACGGCGGCACGCTCGTGCACGACCAGCTCGGCTCGATTGCCCTGGGCGTGCGCTTCTCCGATCGGAAGTACTACACGCTGGACCTGGCCATCGCCCGCCCGGTGGGCGACAAGCCGATCAACTCAAGCTCTCGCAGCCTCAGGTTCAACGCAGCCTATACGTACCAGTTCAACTGA
- a CDS encoding collagen-like triple helix repeat-containing protein, protein MNKNIKCLAATMASLLVLGGCASSGSGDLGGSLGGSNGGGSNNNGGGSTPTPSPAPSPSPSPSPSPSPSPSPSPSPTPAPAPLTPTGAVLNNAGGIVTSAGSTVSGLGKTIATAPLPSQLSGVQSGLGGVVENAGATVSALGTGVQNGLGSIGRNANPVGTTVSSLGNVVTGAGNTVTSAGTLVNNLGTGPLAPLAPVTTPLAGVVSQVGQAVANGGGTLGTALSTGPVEQLTQQLSTAIVPLTSQVTSGTQTLGAATGLGSPANTLLGTIGGAVAKGGTTLTSANVPVVSGLGGVVTATGNTVAALGGVVYSPTASGGNPLAPITGLLGGLGGATGGGNPLAPITGALGGLGGTGGTSPLAPITGLLGGLGGATGGGNPLAPITGALGGLGGTGGASPLAPITGLLGGLGGATGGSSPLAPITGALGGLGGATGGGNPLAPITGALGSVGGAAGGAGNPLGPVSTITAPVGSVVTTVGTGLTSAGATTPLSPVTGAVGGLLGTVGGVLGGAHH, encoded by the coding sequence ATGAATAAGAACATCAAGTGCCTGGCCGCCACCATGGCAAGCCTTTTGGTTTTGGGTGGTTGCGCCAGCTCCGGCTCCGGCGACCTCGGGGGTTCGCTGGGCGGTTCAAACGGCGGTGGCTCCAATAACAATGGCGGCGGTTCAACGCCGACGCCTTCTCCTGCGCCCTCCCCCTCGCCTTCGCCCTCCCCCTCGCCGTCTCCGTCGCCCTCACCCAGCCCGAGCCCGACTCCGGCACCTGCGCCGCTGACGCCGACTGGCGCTGTCCTCAACAATGCCGGCGGCATTGTCACGAGCGCCGGTTCGACGGTCAGCGGTCTTGGCAAGACGATCGCAACGGCGCCGCTGCCCTCGCAACTGAGCGGTGTCCAAAGCGGCTTGGGCGGTGTCGTCGAAAACGCAGGCGCGACAGTTTCTGCGCTGGGCACTGGCGTGCAGAATGGGCTGGGCAGCATCGGCCGCAATGCCAATCCGGTGGGCACCACGGTCTCCAGCCTCGGTAATGTGGTGACCGGTGCCGGTAACACCGTCACGAGCGCCGGCACGCTGGTCAACAATCTGGGCACCGGCCCGCTGGCACCGCTAGCTCCGGTGACAACGCCGCTGGCCGGTGTGGTCTCGCAAGTCGGCCAAGCGGTGGCCAACGGCGGCGGCACGCTCGGCACGGCCCTGTCGACCGGCCCCGTGGAGCAACTCACGCAACAGCTGAGCACGGCGATCGTGCCGCTGACTTCGCAGGTCACCAGCGGTACGCAAACGCTGGGCGCGGCCACCGGCCTGGGTTCGCCGGCCAACACGCTGCTGGGTACGATCGGCGGCGCCGTAGCCAAGGGCGGCACCACGCTCACTTCGGCCAATGTTCCGGTGGTCAGCGGCCTGGGTGGTGTGGTCACGGCCACAGGCAATACCGTCGCCGCGCTGGGTGGCGTCGTGTATTCGCCGACGGCATCGGGCGGCAACCCGCTGGCGCCGATCACGGGTCTGCTGGGCGGCCTCGGCGGTGCGACGGGTGGCGGCAATCCGCTCGCCCCGATTACTGGCGCACTGGGCGGTCTTGGCGGCACTGGCGGCACCAGCCCGCTTGCTCCGATCACCGGTCTGCTGGGCGGGCTCGGCGGGGCGACTGGCGGCGGTAATCCGCTTGCTCCGATTACCGGCGCACTCGGCGGTCTGGGTGGCACCGGCGGCGCCAGCCCGCTCGCTCCGATCACCGGTCTGCTGGGCGGTCTCGGTGGCGCCACGGGTGGCAGCAGCCCGCTCGCTCCGATTACTGGTGCACTCGGTGGGCTGGGCGGGGCGACGGGTGGTGGCAACCCGCTCGCTCCGATTACCGGCGCGCTGGGCAGCGTGGGCGGTGCAGCAGGTGGTGCTGGCAACCCGCTGGGGCCGGTCAGCACGATCACGGCGCCGGTTGGCAGCGTGGTCACCACGGTGGGTACGGGTCTGACGTCGGCAGGTGCGACAACACCGCTCTCGCCGGTGACTGGCGCAGTGGGCGGTCTGCTGGGCACGGTGGGCGGCGTGCTGGGCGGCGCGCACCACTGA
- a CDS encoding collagen-like triple helix repeat-containing protein, whose protein sequence is MTHIRHSIRVAPLACAVAALMLAACSSGGSGSGSSPNPSPNDTTGVTPIGKVANGGGNTVVATGQAVSSLGSTLQNANIPGLSDQAKAGLGGTVDNAGKAVSDLGLGVQTGLGKMGQNPNPIGTTVASTGNVVTDLGQATVSAGSLVQGLGQGSGAPLAPITQPVGGGVQQVGQALIGGGTLLGSALSSGAVQQVTQQLSTAIVPVTTQISGATQMVGDSTGLGGALNNLLGTVGGGVAGAGNTITGTGVPVVSNLGPVVTSLGTTVAAVGGVATTGGSAGSNPLGGLLGGVGGSSGGSNPLAPLTGLLGGAGGSNPLAPVTGALGGAGGGSNPLAPVTGLLGGVTSAAGGASGGNPLAPITNLLGGVGSLAH, encoded by the coding sequence ATGACTCACATTCGACACTCCATTCGCGTTGCGCCGTTGGCCTGCGCTGTTGCCGCACTCATGCTCGCGGCTTGTTCTTCGGGAGGCTCCGGCTCGGGCAGTTCGCCCAATCCGAGCCCGAACGACACGACGGGCGTGACGCCCATCGGCAAGGTTGCAAACGGCGGCGGCAACACCGTTGTGGCGACCGGCCAGGCAGTCAGCAGCCTTGGCTCGACGCTTCAGAACGCAAACATTCCGGGCCTGTCCGATCAAGCCAAGGCTGGGCTTGGCGGCACGGTCGACAACGCCGGCAAGGCTGTCAGCGATCTCGGTCTGGGCGTTCAGACCGGGCTTGGCAAGATGGGCCAGAACCCCAACCCGATCGGCACCACGGTGGCCAGCACGGGCAATGTCGTGACGGATCTGGGCCAAGCCACGGTGAGCGCCGGCTCGCTGGTGCAGGGCCTCGGCCAGGGCTCGGGCGCACCGCTCGCGCCGATCACCCAACCTGTGGGCGGTGGCGTTCAGCAGGTCGGCCAGGCTTTGATTGGCGGCGGCACCCTCCTGGGTAGCGCGTTGTCTTCGGGCGCGGTTCAGCAGGTGACGCAGCAACTCAGTACGGCAATCGTGCCCGTTACCACGCAGATCAGCGGCGCCACCCAGATGGTAGGTGATTCGACAGGTCTGGGCGGAGCCCTGAACAACCTGCTAGGGACCGTTGGCGGTGGCGTGGCCGGCGCCGGAAACACCATCACCGGGACGGGCGTGCCGGTGGTCTCGAACCTGGGCCCGGTAGTCACTTCGCTTGGTACCACGGTCGCGGCAGTCGGCGGCGTCGCCACGACTGGCGGTTCCGCGGGCAGCAACCCTCTGGGCGGTCTGCTCGGTGGGGTGGGCGGCAGCTCCGGCGGCTCGAACCCGCTGGCGCCGTTGACAGGCTTGCTGGGCGGCGCTGGTGGCTCCAACCCCCTGGCCCCGGTTACGGGCGCGCTGGGCGGCGCAGGCGGCGGCAGCAACCCGCTGGCGCCTGTCACCGGACTTTTGGGCGGCGTTACGAGCGCTGCCGGTGGAGCATCGGGCGGCAACCCGCTGGCTCCCATTACCAACTTGCTGGGCGGCGTTGGCAGCCTGGCGCACTGA